In Candidatus Rokuibacteriota bacterium, the following are encoded in one genomic region:
- a CDS encoding lysophospholipid acyltransferase family protein, with protein sequence MAVRIAESALRVLARSLRLLPLPLLLWLGRRLGSLAYWTLAGRRALAGENLALAFGGERGSDELDRLCRGSFEHLGMTAVEVCASLFASPAAALSRVRVEGLHHLNAAMARGKGVLLLTAHLGNWELLAATHGLSGHPLSIVVRPLDSSLLDRLVTRARERSGAGVIRKHRALREVLDALRRQRMVGILLDQNATRREGVFVPFFGRPASTSKSLALLALRSGAPVLPVFIHREADGSHRVVIEPEVPPPRTGDHRHDIVAYTAAFTRCVEDAVRRWPEQWFWVHRRWRTRPV encoded by the coding sequence TTGGCGGTCCGGATCGCCGAGAGCGCTCTCCGGGTTCTCGCGCGCAGCCTTCGCCTGCTTCCGCTCCCCCTCCTGCTCTGGCTCGGCCGCCGTCTCGGTAGCCTCGCGTATTGGACCCTCGCCGGGCGCCGGGCTCTCGCCGGAGAGAACCTGGCGCTCGCGTTCGGCGGCGAGCGGGGGAGCGACGAGCTGGATCGCCTCTGCCGTGGCAGCTTCGAGCACCTGGGGATGACCGCCGTGGAGGTCTGCGCCTCCCTCTTCGCCTCCCCGGCCGCGGCGTTGTCCCGGGTGCGGGTGGAGGGCCTGCACCATCTGAACGCTGCCATGGCGCGGGGGAAGGGCGTGCTCCTGTTGACCGCTCACCTCGGAAACTGGGAGCTCCTCGCCGCGACCCATGGCCTGTCCGGCCATCCGCTGAGCATCGTCGTCCGTCCGCTGGACTCGTCCCTCCTGGACCGGCTGGTGACCCGTGCCCGGGAGCGAAGCGGCGCCGGGGTGATCCGGAAGCACCGCGCGCTCCGGGAGGTCCTCGACGCGCTCCGTCGCCAGCGGATGGTGGGGATCCTGCTCGACCAGAACGCCACGCGTCGGGAGGGCGTCTTCGTCCCGTTCTTCGGCCGCCCGGCTTCGACCTCCAAGAGCCTCGCCCTCCTCGCGCTCAGGTCCGGGGCACCGGTGCTCCCGGTCTTCATCCATCGGGAAGCGGACGGCAGTCACCGGGTCGTGATCGAGCCCGAAGTCCCGCCGCCCCGGACCGGGGATCACCGACACGACATCGTGGCCTACACCGCCGCCTTCACCCGGTGCGTCGAGGATGCCGTGCGGCGCTGGCCCGAGCAGTGGTTCTGGGTGCACCGGCGGTGGCGAACCCGCCCGGTGTGA